A region from the Lutra lutra chromosome 1, mLutLut1.2, whole genome shotgun sequence genome encodes:
- the DOCK6 gene encoding dedicator of cytokinesis protein 6 isoform X4 — MAAAERRAFAHKINRTVAAEVRKQVSRERSGSPHSSRRSSSSLGVPLTEVIEPLDFEDVLLSRPPDAEPGPLRDLAEFPADDLELLLQPRECRTTEPGIPEDGKLDAQVRAAVEMYTEDWLIAHRRYQHLSAAYSPITTETQRERQKGLTRQVFEQDTSGDERSGPEDSDDPRHSSGSPEDTPRSSGASSIFDLRNLAADSLLPSLLERTAPEDVDRRNEAARRQHRPRALLALYPAPDEDEAVERCSRPEPPREHFGQRILVKCLSLKFEIEIEPIFGILALYDVREKKKISENFYFDLNSDSMKGLLRAHGTHPAISTLARSAIFSVTYPSPDIFLVIKVPAGAGSGVIMLEKVLQQGDISECCEPYMVMKEVDTAKNKEKLEKLRLAAEQFCTRLGRYRMPFAWTAVHLANIVSSAGPPDRDSDSEGERRPAWTDRRRRGPQDRTSSGDDTCSFSGFRPATLTVTNFFKQEAERLSDEDLFKFLADMRRPSSLLRRLRPVTAQLKIDISPAPENPHFCLSPELLHVKPYPDPRGRPTKEILEFPAREVYAPHTSYRNLLYVYPHCLNFSSRQGSVRNLTVRVQYMAGEDPSQALPVIFGKSSCSEFAREAFTPVVYHNKSPEFYEEFKLRLPACVTENHHLLFTFYHVSCQPRPGTALETPVGFTWIPLLQHGRLRTGPFCLPVSVDQPPPSYSVLTPDVALPGMRWVDGHKGVFSVELTAVSSVHPQDPHLDKFFTLVHVLEEGAFPFRLKDTVLSENTVEQELRASLAALRLASPEPLVAFSHHVLDKLVRLVVRPPIIGGQIVNLGRGAFEAMAHVVSLVHRSLEAAQDARGHCPLLAAYVHYAFRLPGTEPSLPSGAPPVAVQPATLARGPGRPASLYLARSKSISSSNPDLAVAPGSVDDEVSRILASKAIDRSSSRTSSYLEGSSLAPPATQPRPTVQKLLHEELALQWVVSGSAVREAVLQHAWFFFQLMVKSMALHLLLGQRLDTPRKLRFPGRFLDDITALVGSVGLEVITRVYKDAELAERLNASLAFFLSDLLSLVDRGFIFSLVRAHYKQVSARLQSAPNPALLLTLRMDFTRILCSHEHYVTLNLPCCPLSPPASPSPSVSSTTSQSSTFSSQAPDPKVTSMFELSGPFRQQHFLAGLLLTELALALEPEAEGASLLHKKAISAVHSLLCGHDADPRYAEASVKARVAELYLPLLSLARDTLPRLHDFAEGPGQRSRLASMLDSDTEGEGDIGGTINPSVAMAIAGGPLAPGSRASISQGPVAASRSGCPLSAESSRTLLVCVLWVLKNAEPALLQRWAADLALPQLGRLLDLLYLCLAAFEYKGKKAFERINSLTFKKSLDMKARLEEAILGTIGARQEMVRRSRERSPFGNQENVRWRKSVTHWRQTSDRVDKTKDEMEHEALVDGNLATETSLVVLDTLEIIVQTVMLSEARESILGAVLKVVLYSLGSAQSALFLQHGLATQRALVSKFPELLFEEDTELCADLCLRLLRHCGSRISTIRTHASASLYLLMRQNFEIGNNFARVKMQVTMSLSSLVGTTQSFSEEHLRRSLKTILTYAEEDVGLRDSTFAEQVQDLMFNLHMILTDTVKMKEHQEDPEMLIDLMYRIARGYQGSPDLRLTWLQNMAGKHAELGNHAEAAQCMVHAAALVAEYLALLEDSRYLPVGCVSFQNISSNVLEESAISDDILSPDEEGFCSGKHFTELGLVGLLEQAAAYFTMGGLYEAVNEVYKTLIPILEAHRDYKKLAAVHGKLQEAFTKIMHQSSGWERVFGTYFRVGFYGARFGDLDEQEFVYKEPSITKLAEISHRLEEFYTERFGEDVVEIVKDSNPVDKTKLDPQKAYIQITYVEPHFDTYELKDRVTYFDRNYGLRTFLFCTPFTPDGRAHGELPEQHKRKTLLSTDHAFPYIKTRIRVCHREETVLTPVEVAIEDMQKKTRELAFATEQDPPDAKMLQMVLQGSVGPTVNQGPLEVAQVFLAEIPEDPKLFRHHNKLRLCFKDFCKKCEDALRKNKALIGPDQKEYHRELERNYSRLREALQPLLTQRLPQLLAPTTAGLRNSLNRASFRKTDL; from the exons GACGGTGGCTGCGGAGGTGCGGAAACAGGTGTCGCGGGAGCGCAGCGGCTCTCCCCACTCCAGCCGGCGCAGTAGCAGCTCCCTGGGG GTCCCACTGACTGAAGTCATTGAGCCCCTGGACTTCGAGGATGTGCTCCTGAGCCGGCCACCAGATGCGGAGCCCGGGCCCCTCCGGGACCTGGCTGAGTTTCCAGCTGACGACCTAGAGCTCCTGCTACAGCCCCGGGAATGCCGGACCACGGAGCCTGGGATCCCCGAGGATGG AAAGCTGGATGCCCAGGTGAGGGCCGCGGTGGAGATGTACACGGAGGATTGGCTCATCGCCCACAGGAG GTACCAGCATCTGAGTGCTGCATACAGCCCCATCACCACCGAGACCCAGCGAGAGCGGCAGAAGGGCCTCACCCGCCAGGTCTTTGAACAGGACACTTCGGGGGATGAGAGGTCCGGCCCAGAGGACTCG GATGACCCCCGGCACTCCTCGGGCTCCCCAGAGGACACCCCGCGAAGCAGCGGTGCCTCCAGCATCTTTGACCTGAGGAACTTGGCAGCTGACTCACTGCTACCCTCACTGCTAGAGCGCACGGCCCCTGAGGATGTGGACCGGCGGAATGAGGCTGCGCGGCGGCAGCACCGGCCCCGCGCCCTGCTGGCCCTCTACCCGGCACCTGATGAG GACGAGGCCGTGGAACGCTGCAGCCGCCCGGAGCCGCCCCGTGAACACTTTGGACAGAGGATCCTGGTCAAGTGTCTGTCGCTGAA GTTTGAGATCGAAATTGAGCCCATCTTTGGCATCTTGGCCCTGTACGATGTGCGGGAGAAAAAGAAG ATCTCAGAAAACTTCTACTTTGACCTGAACTCTGACTCCATGAAGGGGCTGCTGCGGGCCCATGGCACCCACCCTGCCATCTCCACCCTGGCCCGCTCTGCCATCTTCTCCGTGACCTACCCTTCACCTGACATCTTCCTGGTCATCAAGGTGCCCGCTGGGGCTGGGTCGGGGGTGATAATG CTGGAGAAAGTATTGCAGCAGGGGGACATCAGCGAGTGCTGCGAGCCCTACATGGTGATGAAGGAGGTGGACACGGCCAAG AACAAAGAGAAGCTGGAGAAGCTGCGCCTGGCGGCCGAGCAGTTCTGCACCCGCCTGGGCCGCTACCGCATGCCCTTCGCCTGGACCGCGGTACACCTGGCCAACATCGTGAGCAGTGCGGGGCCGCCGGACCGCGACTCCGACTCCGAGGGCG AGCGCAGACCTGCCTGGACTGACCGCCGCCGGCGTGGACCCCAAGATCGGACAAGTAGTGGGGATGACACCTGCAGCTTCTCCGGATTCCGCCCAGCCACGCTGACTGTCACCAACTTCTTTAAGCAG GAGGCCGAGCGGCTCAGTGATGAGGACCTGTTCAAGTTCCTGGCTGACATGCGGCGCCCGTCTTCTCTCCTGCGGCGCCTGCGGCCCGTGACTG cccagctCAAGATCGACATTTCCCCGGCCCCTGAGAATCCACACTTCTGCCTCTCCCCGGAGCTGCTTCATGTCAAGCCCTACCCAGACCCCAGAGGCCGGCCCACCAAGGAGATCCTGGAGTTCCCTGCCCGTGAGGTCTATGCCCCCCACACGAGCTACAG GAACCTCCTGTACGTGTACCCGCATTGCCTGAACTTCAGCAGCCGTCAGGGCTCCGTGCGCAACCTCACTGTGCGCGTGCAGTACATGGCGGGCGAGGACCCCAGCCAGGCCCTGCCG GTCATCTTTGGCAAGTCCAGCTGTAGTGAGTTCGCCCGCGAGGCCTTCACCCCGGTGGTCTACCACAACAA GTCCCCAGAGTTCTACGAGGAGTTCAAGCTTCGTCTTCCAGCCTGTGTGACCGAGAACCACCACCTGCTGTTCACCTTCTACCATGTCAGCTGCCAGCCCAGGCCGGGCACAGCCCTGGAGACTCCCGTGGGCTTCACT TGGATCCCACTGCTGCAGCACGGCCGCCTGAGGACCGgccccttctgcctccctgtgTCCGTGGACCAGCCCCCACCCAGCTACTCCGTGCTCACACCAGAC GTGGCGCTGCCAGGCATGCGCTGGGTGGACGGCCACAAGGGCGTGTTCAGCGTGGAGCTCACTGCCGTGTCCTCTGTGCACCCACAg GACCCTCACCTGGACAAATTCTTCACTCTGGTGCACGTCCTGGAGGAGGGGGCCTTCCCATTCCGCCTCAAGGACACTGTGCTGAGTGAGAACACCGTGGAGCAGGAGCTGCGGGCCAGCCTAGCAGCCCTGCGCCTCGCCAGCCCTGAGCCCCTTGTTGCCTTCTCCCACCACGTGCTGGACAAGCTTGTCCGTCTAGTCGTGCGGCCTCCAATCATTGGTGGCCAGATCG TGAACTTAGGTCGTGGGGCCTTTGAAGCAATGGCCCATGTGGTCAGCCTTGTCCACCGGAGTCTAGAGGCTGCCCAGGATGCCCGCGGTCACTGCCCGCTGCTGGCTGCCTATGTCCACTATGCCTTCCGACTGCCTGGCACCGAGCCCAGCCTCCCAAGTG GGGCCCCTCCAGTGGCCGTGCAGCCTGCCACGCTGGCCCGTGGCCCTGGCCGCCCCGCCAGCCTCTACCTGGCCCGCTCTAAGAGCATCAGCAGCAGCAACCCTGACCTGGCCGTGGCCCCGGGCTCTGTGGATGACGAGGTCTCCCGCATCCTGGCCAGCAAG GCCATCGACCGCAGCTCTAGCCGAACCTCTTCCTACCTCGAGGGCTCCTCCTTGGCCCCACCAGCCACCCAGCCGAGACCCACTGTGCAGAAG ctgctgCACGAGGAGCTGGCCCTGCAGTGGGTGGTCAGCGGCAGTGCCGTGCGAGAGGCCGTCCTGCAGCATGCCTGGTTCTTCTTCCAGCTGATG GTGAAAAGCATGGCGCTGCACCTGCTTCTGGGCCAGCGGCTGGACACGCCCCGCAAGCTTCGCTTCCCTGGGCGTTTCCTAGACGACATCACGGCCCTCGTGGGCTCTGTGGGCCTGGAAGTCATCACCCGGGTGTACAAG GACGCAGAGCTGGCCGAGCGCCTGAACGCCAGCCTGGCCTTCTTCCTCAGCGATCTGCTGTCCCTGGTGGACCGCGGCTTCATCTTCAGCCTGGTCCGGGCCCACTACAAGCAG gtgTCCGCACGGCTGCAGTCAGCCCCCAACCCTGCGTTGTTGCTGACGCTACGCATGGACTTCACCCGCATCCTGTGCAGCCACGAGCACTACGTGACCCTCAAcctcccctgctgccccctgTCGCCCCCGGCGTCGCCCTCGCCCTCTGTATCCTCCACCACCTCCCAG AGCTCCACCTTCTCCAGCCAGGCCCCGGACCCCAAGGTAACCAGCATGTTCGAGCTGAGTGGGCCGTTCCGACAGCAGCACTTCCTGGCTGGGCTCCTGCTGACAGAATTGGCGCTGGCCCTGGAGCCCGAGGCCGAGGG gGCATCCCTGCTGCACAAGAAGGCCATCAGCGCGGTGCACAGCCTGCTCTGTGGCCATGACGCCGACCCCCGCTATGCTGAGGCTTCTGTGAAGGCCCGTGTGGCCGAGCTGTACCTGCCACTGCTGTCACTCGCACGGGATACGCTGCCACGCCTGCACGATTTTGCTG agGGCCCAGGTCAACGGTCAAGACTGGCCTCCATGCTCGACTCAGacacagaaggggaaggagacatCGGAGGCACCATCAACCCCTCAGTGGCCATGGCCATCGCTGGTGGGCCCCTAGCCCCCGGCTCCCGGGCCAGCATCTCCCAGGGTCCAGTGGCA GCTTCTCGCTCAGGCTGTCCCCTCTCTGCCGAGTCCAGCCGGACCTTACTGGTGTGTGTGCTCTGGGTACTGAAGAACGCCGAGCCAGCCCTCCTGCAGCGCTGGGCCGCTGACCTTGCCCTCCCTCAGCTAGGTCGCCTCTTGGACTTGCTTTACCTTTGCCTGGCTGCCTTTGAATACAAG GGGAAAAAGGCCTTTGAGCGCATCAACAGCCTCACCTTTAAGAAGTCACTGGACATGAAGGCTCGTCTGGAGGAAGCCATCCTGGGCACCATTGGGGCACGACAGGAGATGGTCCGGCGGAGTCGTG AGAGGAGCCCGTTTGGAAATCAGGAGAACGTACGCTGGCGGAAGAGCGTCACGCACTGGAGACAGACCTCGGACCGTGTGGACAA GACCAAGGATGAGATGGAACATGAGGCCTTGGTGGATGGGAACCTGGCAACTGAGACCAGCCTGGTGGTTTTAGATACACTGGAGATCATCGTGCAG ACAGTGATGCTGTCGGAGGCCCGGGAGAGCATCTTGGGGGCCGTCCTGAAGGTTGTGCTGTATAGTCTGGGCAGTGCCCAGAGCGCCCTCTTCCTGCAGCACGGCTTGGCCACACAGCGAGCCCTGGTGTCCAAG TTCCCAGAGCTGCTGTTCGAGGAGGACACTGAGCTGTGCGCTGACCTCTGCCTGAGGCTCCTGCGACACTGTGGCAGCCGCATCAGCACCATCCGCACGCACGCCAGCGCCTCGCTCTACCTCCTCATGCGCCAGAATTTCGAGATCGGCAAC AACTTTGCCCGTGTGAAGATGCAAGTGACCATGTCGCTGTCGTCCCTAGTGGGGACGACGCAGAGCTTCAGCGAAGAGCACCTGAGACGGTCACTCAAGACCATCCTCACCTATGCCGAGGAGGATGTGGGGCTGCGGGACAGCACCTTCGCCGAGCAG GTCCAGGACCTGATGTTCAACTTGCACATGATCCTGACGGACACAGTAAAGATGAAGGAGCATCAGGAGGACCCGGAGATGCTCATTGATCTCATGTACAG GATTGCCCGCGGCTACCAGGGCTCCCCCGACCTGCGGCTGACATGGTTGCAGAACATGGCGGGGAAGCACGCAGAGCTGGGCAACCACGCGGAGGCCGCCCAGTGCATGGTGCACGCCGCCGCTCTGGTGGCCGAGTACCTCGCCCTGCTGGAGGACAGCCGCTACCTGCCTGTGGGCTGCGTTTCCTTCCAG AATATCTCATCCAACGTGCTGGAGGAGTCTGCCATCTCCGACGACATCCTGTCGCCCGACGAGGAGGGCTTCTGCTCCGGGAAGCACTTCACAGAGCTGGGGCTGGTGGGTCTGCTAGAGCAGGCGGCCGCCTACTTCACCATG GGCGGGCTCTACGAGGCAGTGAACGAGGTCTACAAGACCCTTATCCCCATCCTGGAAGCCCACCGAGACTACAAGAAGCTGGCTGCCGTGCATGGCAAACTGCAGGAGGCCTTCACCAAGATCATGCACCAG AGCTCTGGCTGGGAG CGCGTGTTCGGGACGTACTTCCGCGTGGGCTTCTATGGTGCCCGCTTCGGCGACCTGGATGAGCAGGAGTTTGTGTATAAGGAGCCATCCATCACCAAGCTGGCTGAGATCTCGCACCGGCTGGAG GAGTTCTACACAGAGAGGTTTGGGGAGGACGTGGTCGAGATTGTCAAAGATTCGAACCCCGTGGACAAGACCAAGCTTGACCCACAGAAG GCCTACATCCAGATCACTTACGTGGAACCGCACTTCGACACCTACGAGCTCAAGGACCGGGTGACCTACTTCGACCGCAACTACGGGCTGCGCACCTTCCTGTTCTGCACGCCCTTCACACCCGACGGCCGTGCACATGGGGAGCTGCCGGAACAGCACAAACGCAAGACCCTGCTCAGCACGGACCACGCCTTCCCCTACATCAAGACGCGAATCCGCGTGTGccaccgggaggag ACGGTGCTGACACCGGTGGAGGTGGCCATCGAGGACATGCAGAAGAAGACACGGGAGCTGGCTTTTGCCACCGAGCAGGACCCGCCCGATGCCAAGATGCTACAGATGGTGCTACAGGGCTCTGTGGGGCCCACGGTGAACCAG GGTCCCCTGGAGGTGGCCCAGGTATTTTTGGCAGAGATCCCAGAAGACCCCAAACTCTTCAGGCATCACAACAAGCTGCGGCTCTGTTTCAAGGACTTCTGCAAGAA GTGCGAGGATGCCCTGCGGAAGAACAAGGCCCTGATAGGACCCGACCAGAAGGAGTACCACCGGGAGCTAGAGCGGAATTATTCCCGCCTGCGGGAGGCTCTGCAGCCGCTGCTCACCCAGCGCCTGCCCCAGCTGCTGGCGCCCACCACTGCGGGCCTCAG GAACTCCTTGAACAGAGCAAGTTTCCGGAAGACCGACCTCTGA